From one Gemella morbillorum genomic stretch:
- the mtnN gene encoding 5'-methylthioadenosine/S-adenosylhomocysteine nucleosidase yields MIALIGAMPEEVAIIKEKIENLQEKKIAHVSFYEGRYEGRDIVLMLSLPGKVNAAIATTLLLDHYKPEYVINIGTCGALQGDMEIGDMIVATEVRHFDVDATEFGYELGQVPQMPAVYKSDEYLQKLAAEINLPNHKIHFGLVGTSDSFISNKELKENILSNFPTMQVVEMEAAAIAQTCYQFGTKFIVCRSVSDKAEEGTRVTFDEFLRIAAVNSSILTTELIKKL; encoded by the coding sequence ATGATAGCTTTGATAGGTGCAATGCCAGAAGAAGTGGCAATCATAAAAGAAAAGATAGAAAACTTGCAAGAGAAGAAGATTGCTCATGTAAGCTTTTATGAAGGTAGATATGAAGGTCGTGATATTGTTCTTATGTTGAGTCTACCTGGAAAGGTTAATGCTGCAATTGCGACTACATTATTATTAGATCATTATAAACCTGAATATGTAATTAATATAGGTACTTGTGGAGCATTGCAAGGCGATATGGAAATAGGAGATATGATTGTTGCTACAGAAGTTCGTCATTTTGATGTAGATGCAACAGAATTTGGTTATGAATTAGGCCAAGTACCTCAAATGCCTGCGGTATACAAAAGTGATGAATATTTGCAAAAATTGGCAGCCGAAATCAACTTGCCGAATCACAAAATTCATTTTGGTTTGGTTGGAACGTCAGATTCTTTTATTTCTAATAAAGAATTAAAAGAGAATATTTTATCTAACTTTCCGACTATGCAAGTAGTGGAGATGGAAGCAGCAGCAATTGCTCAAACTTGTTATCAGTTCGGAACGAAATTTATTGTTTGCCGTAGTGTAAGTGATAAAGCAGAAGAAGGAACACGTGTAACCTTTGATGAATTTCTACGAATTGCTGCAGTAAACTCGTCTATATTAACGACAGAGTTGATAAAAAAACTTTAA
- a CDS encoding lysylphosphatidylglycerol synthase domain-containing protein, producing the protein MQNMKDKKSFNYLKNIVQIVLGLLIFYLIFSYFKKEIISLDFKKIHYLTLQIGNVRFLFILLLGLLGISILCLYDYFVLKAINLTKNMSSLRIFKISFMTNTLNMVLGFGGFIGAGLRYYMYKPYTKNGKTLVTAIGMILVSMLSGISLLSIFVVLNVFPGQALYEGNEIFYYSLLLMSLFLPLYLFFNLRKPRIRTDRYLSVKLTIISFLEWVFAAIIILVILYFYTGDVVADKELQVMGVIIVASIVGLLTMIPGGLGTFDTLVLIGLKNLGINPEIIGATIIIYRLAYYVVPFSIGCLMFLSEGLKILKDKLKRGEKL; encoded by the coding sequence ATGCAAAATATGAAAGATAAAAAATCTTTTAATTATTTAAAAAATATAGTTCAAATAGTTTTAGGATTGTTAATATTTTATTTGATTTTTTCTTATTTTAAAAAAGAAATTATAAGTCTTGATTTCAAAAAAATACATTATTTAACTTTACAGATAGGTAATGTAAGATTCTTGTTTATCCTGTTATTAGGTCTTTTAGGTATAAGTATTTTATGTTTATACGACTACTTTGTTTTGAAAGCGATTAATCTTACGAAGAATATGTCCTCATTGCGAATTTTTAAAATAAGTTTCATGACTAATACGCTGAACATGGTATTAGGTTTTGGAGGATTTATTGGAGCAGGCTTAAGGTATTATATGTATAAGCCGTATACAAAAAATGGAAAAACACTTGTAACTGCAATTGGAATGATTTTAGTTTCAATGCTGTCTGGAATAAGTTTACTATCAATCTTTGTAGTACTAAATGTTTTTCCCGGGCAGGCATTATATGAAGGTAATGAAATTTTCTATTATTCATTATTATTAATGTCATTGTTTTTACCGTTATATTTATTTTTTAATTTAAGAAAACCTAGAATACGTACAGATAGATATTTGAGTGTAAAACTTACAATTATTTCTTTTTTAGAATGGGTTTTTGCCGCAATAATTATTTTAGTTATTCTTTACTTTTATACAGGAGATGTAGTAGCAGATAAAGAACTTCAAGTTATGGGTGTAATTATAGTCGCCTCAATAGTAGGGTTACTCACGATGATACCTGGAGGACTTGGAACTTTTGATACATTAGTATTAATCGGTTTAAAAAATCTAGGCATTAATCCTGAAATTATCGGTGCAACAATTATCATATATCGCTTAGCATATTATGTAGTACCATTTTCAATAGGATGTTTAATGTTCCTAAGTGAAGGACTTAAAATATTAAAAGATAAACTAAAGAGAGGAGAAAAATTATGA
- the greA gene encoding transcription elongation factor GreA, with translation MALEEKLEYQMTQEGYDKLVEELEHYKKVKRPEVIEKIKVARSFGDLSENSEYDAAKDEQGFIEQRILEMEQMIRYAVIIELDEKSSAIRLGNTVTYQELPNGATETYKIVGSAEANPFEFKISNDSPVAQALLGKEVGDVVKVSLPTGPEDSMDIKILEVE, from the coding sequence ATGGCTTTAGAAGAAAAATTAGAATATCAAATGACCCAAGAAGGTTATGATAAACTTGTAGAAGAATTAGAACACTATAAAAAAGTAAAACGTCCAGAAGTAATTGAAAAAATTAAAGTAGCACGTAGTTTTGGGGACTTATCTGAGAACTCAGAGTACGATGCAGCAAAAGATGAGCAAGGATTTATAGAACAAAGAATTCTTGAAATGGAACAAATGATTCGTTATGCGGTAATCATTGAATTAGATGAAAAATCTAGTGCAATTCGTCTAGGAAATACAGTTACTTATCAAGAATTGCCAAATGGAGCGACAGAAACTTATAAAATTGTTGGTAGTGCAGAAGCTAATCCATTTGAATTCAAAATCTCTAATGACTCTCCAGTAGCGCAAGCACTATTAGGAAAAGAAGTAGGAGATGTGGTAAAAGTATCTCTTCCGACTGGTCCAGAGGATTCAATGGATATTAAAATCTTAGAGGTTGAATAG
- a CDS encoding PTS mannitol transporter subunit IICB, with protein MNENKNGLKVLVQKVGTALSGMVMPNIGAFIAWGLITALFIPTGWAPNAQLAALVSPMIFFLLPLLISYSAGKNVHDERGGVVAAIATMGVIVGTVTITEKGLGGTPMFLGAMVMGPIAAYLMKKFDKAVQPKIKTGLEMLVNNFSAGILGFILAILGYFGIGPVVKVITNALSAGVDVIINAHLLPLANIFIEPAKILFLNNAINHGILTPIATEQALNTGKSVLYLLEANPGVGFGILLAYMFFGKGSAKASAPGAAVIHFIGGIHEIYFPYILMKPSLIIAAMAGGVSGTATFQLLDAGLRAPASPGSILAVFAQTAQGSYFAVATGVIVSTLVTFVIASIILKRDKGEGDLEAAQSQVSSMKAEAKGQEVSVGTDGETSYADVKRIIFACDAGMGSSAMGASILRNKVKKAGLDYEVTNVAIRNLTEESGLLIVTQNELTPRAKQMNGKALHISVDNFLNSPKYDEIVENLQK; from the coding sequence ATGAACGAAAATAAAAACGGGCTAAAAGTCTTAGTTCAAAAAGTTGGTACTGCACTTTCAGGTATGGTAATGCCAAATATTGGTGCTTTTATCGCTTGGGGTCTTATTACAGCTTTATTTATTCCAACAGGATGGGCGCCAAATGCTCAACTTGCAGCATTAGTTTCACCAATGATCTTTTTCTTATTACCACTATTAATTTCTTATTCAGCTGGTAAAAATGTTCATGATGAACGTGGAGGAGTGGTTGCAGCGATTGCAACTATGGGTGTAATAGTAGGGACAGTAACTATTACAGAAAAAGGCTTAGGTGGGACACCAATGTTCCTTGGAGCAATGGTTATGGGACCAATAGCGGCTTACTTGATGAAAAAATTTGACAAGGCTGTTCAACCAAAAATAAAAACTGGATTAGAGATGTTAGTTAATAACTTCTCTGCTGGTATATTAGGTTTCATTTTAGCAATTTTAGGTTATTTTGGAATTGGGCCGGTTGTTAAGGTTATTACAAATGCACTAAGTGCTGGAGTTGATGTTATAATTAACGCACACTTATTACCACTTGCTAATATCTTTATTGAACCAGCAAAAATCTTGTTCTTAAATAATGCAATTAACCATGGAATTTTAACTCCAATAGCAACAGAACAAGCATTAAATACAGGTAAATCTGTATTATACTTATTAGAAGCCAACCCAGGTGTTGGATTTGGTATTTTACTTGCATATATGTTCTTTGGAAAAGGTTCAGCAAAAGCATCAGCACCAGGAGCAGCAGTTATTCATTTTATTGGTGGAATTCACGAAATCTATTTCCCATATATTTTAATGAAACCTTCATTAATCATTGCAGCAATGGCAGGGGGAGTTAGTGGTACAGCAACCTTCCAATTACTAGATGCAGGACTTCGTGCCCCGGCGTCACCAGGTAGTATTTTAGCAGTATTTGCTCAAACAGCACAAGGAAGTTATTTTGCAGTTGCAACAGGTGTGATTGTTTCTACTCTAGTAACATTTGTTATCGCAAGTATTATTTTAAAACGTGATAAAGGTGAAGGTGATTTAGAAGCTGCACAAAGCCAAGTTAGCAGTATGAAAGCCGAAGCAAAAGGACAAGAAGTTTCAGTGGGAACTGATGGAGAAACATCTTATGCAGATGTTAAGAGAATTATCTTTGCATGTGATGCAGGAATGGGAAGCTCAGCAATGGGAGCATCTATTCTACGTAATAAAGTGAAAAAAGCAGGACTTGATTATGAAGTAACAAATGTAGCAATCAGAAACTTAACTGAAGAAAGTGGATTATTAATTGTAACTCAAAATGAATTAACTCCACGAGCAAAACAAATGAATGGAAAAGCTCTACATATTTCAGTAGATAATTTCCTAAATAGTCCAAAATATGATGAAATCGTTGAGAATTTGCAAAAATAG
- the murA gene encoding UDP-N-acetylglucosamine 1-carboxyvinyltransferase: MEKIVVKGGKPLIGEVQVSGAKNAALPILAAGLLATEGTSKFYNVPKLSDIKTISMLFESLGVKVDYKPEENTLEMDATKPLLTEASFEFVSKMRASFLVLGPMLAREGSAKVAMPGGCSIGSRPIDQHLKGFEALGATIIQDAGFVEARAEKELEGSTIFFDFPSVGGTQNVIMASCLAKGKTTIVNAAQEPEIEDMINFLIKMGAKIFGKGTSILEIEGVEKLVGAEYTIMSDRVEAATYMIAAAATKGDVLIKGAPYKDNVALVSKMREMGVNIKIVDEDTMRVSNKLDMLKPVDVKTLPHPGFLTDMQSIMSVLTLLAKGTSTITETVFENRFMHVEELRRMNAKIRIEGRSALLEGPAHLEGAPVRATDLRSGAALIIAGLMATGTTKVIDIYHIDRGYVDIEEKMRNLGADIQRIDE; encoded by the coding sequence TTGGAAAAGATTGTAGTTAAAGGCGGGAAACCTTTAATAGGAGAAGTACAGGTGTCTGGAGCAAAAAATGCTGCGTTGCCAATACTGGCAGCAGGATTATTAGCAACAGAAGGTACTAGTAAATTTTATAATGTTCCAAAGCTTTCTGATATAAAAACTATCAGTATGTTATTTGAGTCATTAGGAGTAAAAGTAGATTATAAACCAGAAGAAAATACATTAGAGATGGATGCAACAAAACCGTTGTTAACAGAGGCATCATTCGAATTTGTTAGCAAAATGAGAGCTTCATTTTTAGTGTTAGGACCAATGTTAGCACGCGAAGGAAGCGCTAAAGTTGCTATGCCAGGTGGTTGTTCAATAGGAAGTAGACCGATAGACCAACACTTGAAAGGTTTTGAAGCTTTAGGAGCGACAATTATTCAAGATGCTGGATTCGTTGAAGCGCGCGCTGAAAAAGAATTAGAAGGTTCAACAATATTCTTTGACTTCCCTAGTGTTGGGGGGACACAGAATGTTATAATGGCAAGCTGTTTAGCAAAAGGAAAAACAACTATAGTGAATGCAGCACAAGAACCTGAAATAGAAGATATGATTAATTTCCTAATAAAAATGGGAGCTAAAATTTTTGGGAAAGGAACATCTATTTTAGAAATAGAAGGTGTTGAAAAATTAGTAGGTGCTGAATACACAATTATGTCAGATAGAGTAGAAGCGGCTACTTACATGATTGCAGCAGCAGCAACTAAAGGAGACGTTTTGATAAAAGGAGCACCTTACAAAGATAATGTTGCTTTAGTGAGCAAAATGCGCGAAATGGGTGTAAATATCAAAATAGTAGATGAAGACACTATGCGCGTAAGTAATAAATTGGATATGTTAAAACCAGTTGATGTTAAAACATTACCACATCCAGGATTTTTAACAGATATGCAATCTATCATGAGTGTACTTACTTTACTTGCTAAAGGGACAAGTACTATTACAGAAACAGTTTTTGAAAATAGATTTATGCATGTAGAAGAATTAAGAAGAATGAATGCGAAGATAAGAATAGAAGGACGAAGTGCTTTATTAGAGGGACCAGCTCACCTTGAAGGAGCACCTGTAAGAGCAACGGATCTTCGCTCTGGAGCAGCTCTAATTATCGCAGGTTTGATGGCTACTGGAACTACTAAGGTTATCGATATTTATCATATTGATAGAGGTTATGTAGACATTGAAGAAAAAATGAGAAACTTAGGTGCAGATATTCAAAGAATAGATGAGTAG
- the pta gene encoding phosphate acetyltransferase has translation MTSNLFVELQEKLEGKKVRIVFPEAYDERILEAAVKLSATSYVQPVLIGKKEEVEKIAQPLFLNVSGIEFIDHENYEKYDEMLAKFIERRAGKVTEEKAHVLLKDVNYFGTMLVYMGEVAGLVSGAIHSTGDTVRPALQIIKTKPGVSRTSGAFIMSRNASRFIFADCAINTSLDAQALAEIAVESAKTAKAFNINPKVAMLSFSTMGSAVTPETEKVAEATKLVREKAPTLPVGGELQFDAAFVPPVAKLKAPNSEIQGDATVFIFPSLEAGNIGYKIAQRLGGFEAVGPILQGLNAPVNDLSRGCSTEDVLKLALITATQSLAE, from the coding sequence ATGACAAGCAATTTATTTGTTGAACTTCAAGAAAAATTAGAAGGGAAAAAGGTTCGTATAGTATTTCCAGAAGCATACGATGAGCGTATTTTAGAAGCAGCGGTAAAACTTAGTGCTACTAGCTACGTGCAACCAGTACTTATCGGAAAAAAAGAAGAAGTTGAAAAAATAGCTCAACCATTATTCTTAAATGTTTCAGGTATTGAATTTATCGATCATGAAAACTATGAGAAATACGATGAAATGTTAGCTAAATTTATCGAACGTCGTGCAGGAAAAGTAACAGAAGAAAAAGCTCACGTTCTATTAAAAGATGTTAACTATTTCGGAACAATGTTAGTATATATGGGAGAAGTTGCTGGGTTAGTATCAGGAGCTATTCACTCAACAGGAGATACTGTTCGTCCGGCTCTTCAAATTATCAAAACAAAACCAGGTGTAAGCCGTACAAGTGGAGCATTTATTATGTCTCGTAACGCATCAAGATTTATTTTTGCTGACTGTGCGATTAATACTTCATTAGATGCTCAAGCTCTTGCAGAAATCGCCGTAGAAAGTGCTAAAACAGCTAAAGCATTCAATATTAATCCAAAAGTTGCTATGTTAAGTTTCTCAACTATGGGTTCAGCTGTAACTCCGGAAACTGAAAAAGTTGCTGAAGCAACTAAATTGGTTCGCGAAAAAGCTCCGACACTTCCAGTAGGAGGAGAATTACAATTTGATGCTGCCTTTGTACCACCAGTAGCTAAACTAAAAGCTCCTAACTCAGAAATTCAAGGGGATGCAACAGTATTTATCTTCCCAAGTCTAGAAGCAGGAAATATTGGGTACAAAATTGCTCAACGTTTAGGTGGATTTGAAGCAGTAGGACCAATCTTACAAGGATTGAACGCACCAGTTAACGATTTATCTCGTGGATGTTCAACAGAAGATGTTCTAAAACTTGCGTTAATTACAGCTACTCAATCATTAGCTGAATAA
- a CDS encoding O-methyltransferase, with translation MVAIESKDDLYVIDLLEDFDEFYLELEHFAEENRVPIIDKIGIRFLIQMLKIKKAKNLLEIGTAIGYTSIKLAEKIGCNVTTIERDDKMYNEAKKNIEKRNLNDKITLLHADALELQDEVIKNAPYDIVFIDGAKSQSRKFFELYEPYFSDDVVVITDNVLFKGMVADPSIIRHSRDLKQLSRKINNYNTWLLSHENYESVILPFGDGIAITTRK, from the coding sequence ATGGTTGCGATAGAATCAAAAGACGATTTATATGTAATAGATTTATTAGAAGACTTTGATGAATTTTATTTAGAACTAGAACATTTTGCAGAAGAAAATAGAGTGCCAATAATTGACAAAATTGGAATTAGATTTTTAATTCAAATGTTGAAAATCAAAAAAGCAAAAAATTTATTAGAAATAGGGACTGCTATCGGTTATACATCAATAAAACTTGCAGAAAAAATTGGATGTAATGTTACAACTATAGAACGTGATGATAAGATGTATAATGAAGCGAAAAAAAATATAGAAAAAAGAAATCTAAATGATAAAATAACATTACTTCACGCAGATGCACTAGAACTCCAAGATGAAGTAATAAAAAATGCACCGTATGATATAGTCTTTATTGATGGCGCAAAGAGTCAAAGTAGGAAGTTTTTTGAATTATATGAACCATATTTTTCTGATGATGTTGTTGTTATTACAGATAATGTTCTTTTTAAAGGAATGGTAGCTGATCCTAGTATTATTAGACACAGTAGAGATTTAAAACAACTTTCGAGAAAAATAAATAATTATAATACATGGTTATTAAGTCATGAAAATTATGAAAGTGTAATTTTACCTTTTGGTGATGGAATAGCAATAACAACAAGAAAATAA
- a CDS encoding peptidase U32 family protein, with the protein MAIPNISEIIDGKRVITKKPELLLPAGNLEKLKVAVHYGADAVFLGGQEFGLRSNADNFTIEEIKEGCEFAAKYGADIYVTANIIAHDENFEGLDEFLIALQDAGVRGIIVADPFIIERCKTVAPNVEVHISTQQSISNYKEVRYWESEGVHRVVLARETGYEEIKEIREKTNVEIEMFVHGAMCIAYSGRCTLSNYMTARDSNRGGCCQSCRWNYDLYEEGVEEDTKLFDENANPYAMSPKDLTLIEAVPEIIELGIDSLKVEGRMKSIHYVATVASVYRKLIDDYCADPDNFKMTPEYKLELYKCANRDTAMSFFYEIPKYSEQMFGNEGGKKTNYDFVGQVLHYDEETQIATIQQRNFFKTGQEVEFFGPEIDTFRQVIGEIYDEDGELLDAARHPLQIIRTKIDSRVFKSNMMRKEMGR; encoded by the coding sequence ATGGCGATACCAAATATATCAGAAATTATTGATGGGAAGAGAGTAATCACAAAAAAACCAGAATTACTTCTTCCAGCAGGAAATTTAGAAAAATTAAAAGTGGCAGTTCACTATGGAGCAGATGCAGTATTTTTAGGCGGACAGGAGTTCGGGCTTCGTAGCAATGCAGACAACTTCACAATAGAAGAAATAAAAGAAGGTTGCGAATTTGCAGCAAAATATGGTGCAGATATTTATGTGACGGCAAATATTATAGCTCATGATGAGAATTTTGAGGGTTTAGATGAATTTTTAATAGCACTACAAGACGCAGGAGTTCGTGGGATTATCGTTGCCGATCCATTTATTATCGAAAGATGTAAAACGGTTGCTCCAAATGTTGAAGTACATATTAGTACTCAGCAATCAATATCAAACTACAAAGAGGTTCGTTATTGGGAAAGTGAAGGAGTTCATCGTGTTGTTCTCGCACGTGAAACTGGATATGAAGAGATTAAAGAAATCCGTGAAAAAACTAATGTTGAAATTGAAATGTTTGTTCATGGTGCGATGTGTATAGCATATTCTGGACGTTGCACATTAAGTAACTACATGACAGCAAGGGATAGTAACCGTGGTGGTTGTTGTCAATCATGTCGTTGGAATTACGACCTTTATGAAGAAGGTGTTGAAGAAGATACAAAACTATTTGATGAGAACGCTAATCCTTATGCAATGAGTCCTAAAGACTTGACTCTTATTGAAGCTGTTCCAGAAATTATTGAACTTGGAATTGATTCGTTAAAGGTAGAAGGTCGTATGAAATCAATTCATTATGTAGCAACTGTTGCAAGTGTTTATAGAAAATTAATCGATGATTATTGTGCTGATCCAGATAACTTTAAAATGACACCAGAATATAAATTAGAACTTTATAAATGTGCTAACCGTGATACAGCAATGTCATTTTTCTACGAAATACCAAAATATTCTGAACAAATGTTTGGTAATGAAGGTGGTAAGAAAACGAATTACGACTTTGTTGGTCAAGTATTGCACTATGATGAAGAAACGCAAATTGCAACTATCCAACAACGTAACTTTTTCAAAACTGGGCAAGAAGTGGAATTCTTTGGACCAGAGATTGATACATTTAGACAGGTTATAGGAGAGATTTATGATGAAGATGGGGAACTGCTAGATGCAGCAAGGCACCCGCTTCAAATTATTAGAACAAAAATAGATTCTAGAGTATTTAAGAGTAACATGATGAGAAAGGAAATGGGACGTTAA
- a CDS encoding glycerol-3-phosphate acyltransferase: MITNIIYIIVAYFLGNIMGGKLLEKIYKEEFTNKGSGNVGARNAGRVLGARSFVFVLVVDFFKGFLVVIMLKILNANDWVIYSAIVLVVLGHIKPIIFRFKGGKGVATFFGCMTALSLNLVLVLILCTLVIGIIVKSLTIGFYSSLPLITYLNYVENPKFLILGLFIITVVLLSVVAIKDIEESFDKYFSVKKIKKSVR, translated from the coding sequence ATGATTACAAATATTATTTATATTATTGTTGCTTATTTTCTTGGGAATATAATGGGTGGCAAGTTATTAGAAAAAATTTATAAAGAAGAATTTACAAATAAAGGCTCAGGAAATGTTGGTGCAAGAAATGCTGGACGAGTACTAGGAGCAAGATCATTTGTTTTTGTATTAGTAGTAGATTTCTTCAAAGGTTTTTTAGTAGTTATTATGCTTAAGATTTTAAATGCTAATGATTGGGTCATTTATAGTGCGATAGTTTTAGTAGTGTTAGGACATATTAAACCGATAATTTTCCGCTTCAAAGGTGGAAAAGGAGTAGCAACATTTTTTGGTTGCATGACTGCATTGTCACTTAACTTAGTTTTAGTGTTAATTTTATGCACATTAGTAATAGGAATTATTGTTAAAAGTTTAACTATAGGTTTTTATTCAAGTTTACCACTTATTACGTATTTGAATTATGTAGAAAATCCTAAATTTTTAATACTAGGATTATTTATAATAACAGTTGTATTATTAAGTGTAGTAGCGATAAAAGATATAGAAGAATCATTTGATAAGTACTTTAGTGTAAAGAAAATAAAAAAATCAGTTCGTTAA
- the udk gene encoding uridine kinase has translation MTAKRPKIIGIVGGSGSGKTTVTKRIIDELTIDKVALIEQDYYYKDQSHMTMDERVKTNYDHPNAFDNELLYNHLLELIEGKAVELPVYDYVNHTRSDEKKHQEPRDVIIIEGMFGLYSEKLRELMDIKIFVDTPSDLRILRRLLRDINERGRTVESVINQYLISVRPMHEKYIKPTKQYADIIIPDGGYNDIAVDILITKIKSLLAK, from the coding sequence ATGACAGCTAAAAGACCTAAAATTATTGGTATTGTCGGTGGTAGTGGTAGCGGAAAAACTACTGTTACAAAAAGAATTATCGATGAATTAACTATTGATAAAGTAGCGTTAATCGAACAAGATTACTATTATAAAGATCAAAGTCATATGACTATGGATGAAAGAGTTAAAACAAACTATGATCATCCGAATGCATTTGATAATGAATTGTTATATAATCATTTGTTAGAACTTATCGAAGGTAAAGCGGTAGAACTTCCAGTTTATGACTATGTCAACCACACGCGTAGCGATGAAAAAAAACATCAAGAGCCACGTGATGTAATTATTATAGAAGGTATGTTTGGTCTATACTCTGAAAAACTTAGAGAACTTATGGATATTAAAATTTTTGTTGATACACCAAGTGATTTGCGTATTTTACGAAGATTATTGCGTGACATTAATGAACGTGGAAGAACTGTTGAATCGGTTATTAATCAATATCTGATTTCTGTTAGACCGATGCATGAAAAGTATATAAAACCAACAAAGCAATACGCAGATATTATTATTCCTGATGGAGGATATAACGATATTGCGGTAGATATTTTGATAACAAAAATTAAATCCCTACTAGCAAAATAA
- a CDS encoding peptidase U32 family protein — MTVELVVTPKSIEHIYELINVGADSFVIGEEKYGLRLAGEFKREELKKAIEVIHQAGKKAYVSVNAIFHNEHLDDLVDYLRYLATLEVDALIFGEPTIITILREEGLDFKLQWDPHTLATNSFSCNYWGERGAYRTCLSKELTIDEILEITGKSNYEIEVQVQGMLCMFQSVRKLVDNYFMYSNKENYIEEYSNSKKLFLYSQDRNERYPIFEDSNGTHIMSANDICAIEELDRLIEVGVTAFKIEGVLKDEEYITEVTTIYRDAIDLYYEDKEAYEDEKQDFYNDIERIKPKYREVDLGFFYKKTMY; from the coding sequence ATGACAGTAGAGTTAGTAGTAACTCCAAAAAGTATAGAGCATATTTATGAACTTATTAATGTTGGAGCAGATAGCTTTGTAATAGGTGAAGAAAAATATGGCTTACGTCTTGCTGGAGAATTTAAAAGAGAAGAATTAAAAAAAGCAATAGAAGTTATTCATCAAGCAGGGAAAAAAGCGTACGTTAGCGTAAATGCAATTTTCCATAATGAGCATCTTGATGATTTAGTAGATTATCTTCGTTACTTAGCAACACTAGAGGTGGATGCTTTAATTTTTGGAGAACCTACTATTATTACAATATTAAGAGAAGAAGGATTAGATTTCAAACTTCAATGGGATCCACACACATTAGCGACAAACTCATTTTCATGTAACTATTGGGGAGAACGTGGCGCTTACAGAACATGTCTTTCAAAAGAACTTACAATCGATGAGATTTTAGAAATTACTGGTAAAAGTAATTACGAGATTGAGGTTCAAGTACAAGGAATGTTGTGCATGTTCCAATCTGTGAGAAAATTAGTTGATAATTACTTCATGTATAGTAATAAAGAAAATTATATAGAAGAATATAGTAATTCAAAAAAATTATTTTTATACAGTCAAGATAGAAATGAACGTTATCCGATTTTTGAAGACTCAAATGGGACACATATTATGAGTGCAAATGATATTTGTGCGATAGAAGAGTTAGATCGTCTTATAGAGGTAGGAGTAACTGCATTTAAAATCGAAGGTGTTTTAAAAGATGAAGAGTATATTACAGAAGTAACAACAATTTATCGTGATGCCATTGATCTGTATTATGAAGATAAAGAAGCATATGAAGATGAAAAGCAAGATTTTTATAATGATATAGAAAGAATTAAACCTAAATATCGTGAGGTAGATTTAGGGTTCTTCTATAAAAAAACTATGTATTAA